One genomic window of Hymenobacter sp. J193 includes the following:
- the iscU gene encoding Fe-S cluster assembly scaffold IscU, which produces MAYSDKVIDHYSNPRNVGTLDKSKKNVGTGLVGAPECGDVMRLQIEVDETTNTITDAKFKTFGCGSAIASSSLATEWLKGKTVDEALAIDNMEIVEELALPPVKIHCSVLAEDAIKSAINDYRVKNGLPELEMAKSHH; this is translated from the coding sequence ATGGCTTACTCCGATAAGGTAATCGACCACTACAGCAACCCCCGCAACGTGGGCACGCTGGACAAAAGCAAAAAGAACGTAGGCACCGGCTTGGTGGGCGCTCCTGAGTGCGGCGACGTAATGCGCCTGCAGATTGAGGTAGACGAAACCACCAACACCATCACCGACGCCAAATTTAAAACCTTCGGCTGCGGCTCGGCCATTGCCTCGTCGTCGCTGGCGACGGAGTGGCTGAAAGGCAAGACCGTGGACGAGGCCTTGGCCATCGACAACATGGAGATTGTGGAAGAGCTGGCGCTGCCGCCCGTAAAAATCCACTGCTCGGTGCTGGCCGAAGACGCCATCAAGTCGGCCATCAACGACTACCGCGTGAAAAACGGTCTTCCCGAGCTGGAAATGGCCAAGTCGCACCACTAG
- a CDS encoding IscS subfamily cysteine desulfurase: MKLPIYLDNNATTPLDPRVLEAMLPYFTEHFGNAASRNHPFGWQAEEAVDYAREQIAALISCDPKEIIFTSGATESDNLAIKGVYEMYAQKGNHIITATTEHKAVLDTCKHLEKQGARVTYLPVNADGLISLEELEAAMTPQTILVTIMYGNNETGTIQPIREIAAIAHKHGALFMTDGTQAVGKIPVDVLADGIDLMAFTGHKFYGPKGIGALYVRRKNPRVKVTAQMDGGGHERGMRSGTLNVPGIVGLGKACELARLEMAADTARLSAMRDRLEKELLTLEESYVNGSVTHRLPHVTNISFKYVEGEGLMMGVKDLAVSSGSACTSASLEPSYVLKALGLSDDLAHSSLRFGLSRFTTDEQIDYAIGHVKEAVTKLREMSPLWEMFKEGIDLNSIEWAEH; encoded by the coding sequence CTGAAGCTGCCAATTTACCTCGATAACAACGCCACCACGCCCCTGGACCCGCGGGTGCTGGAAGCCATGCTGCCCTACTTCACGGAGCACTTCGGCAACGCGGCCTCCCGCAACCACCCCTTCGGCTGGCAGGCCGAGGAAGCTGTGGACTACGCCCGTGAGCAGATTGCGGCCCTCATCAGCTGCGACCCCAAGGAAATCATCTTCACCTCGGGCGCTACGGAGTCGGATAACCTGGCCATCAAGGGCGTGTATGAGATGTACGCGCAGAAAGGCAACCATATCATCACGGCTACTACGGAGCATAAAGCAGTGCTGGATACTTGTAAGCATCTAGAGAAGCAGGGTGCCCGCGTAACCTATCTGCCCGTGAATGCCGACGGCCTCATCAGCCTGGAAGAGCTGGAAGCGGCCATGACGCCCCAGACCATTCTGGTGACCATCATGTATGGCAACAACGAAACCGGCACCATTCAGCCCATCCGTGAAATTGCCGCCATTGCCCACAAGCACGGCGCCCTGTTCATGACCGACGGCACCCAGGCTGTAGGCAAGATTCCGGTGGACGTGCTGGCTGATGGCATCGACCTGATGGCCTTCACCGGCCACAAGTTTTACGGCCCCAAAGGCATTGGTGCCCTGTACGTGCGCCGCAAGAACCCCCGCGTGAAAGTTACTGCCCAGATGGATGGTGGCGGACACGAGCGGGGCATGCGCTCCGGTACGCTCAACGTACCCGGCATTGTGGGCCTGGGCAAAGCCTGCGAGCTGGCCCGCCTGGAAATGGCCGCCGATACTGCCCGCCTCAGCGCCATGCGCGACCGGCTGGAAAAAGAGCTCCTGACCCTGGAAGAAAGCTACGTGAACGGCTCGGTAACGCACCGCCTGCCCCACGTAACCAATATCTCCTTTAAGTACGTGGAAGGCGAAGGCCTGATGATGGGCGTGAAAGACCTGGCGGTATCGTCGGGCTCGGCCTGCACCTCGGCCTCGCTGGAGCCCTCGTACGTGCTCAAGGCCCTGGGTTTGAGCGACGACCTGGCGCACTCTTCCCTGCGCTTTGGCCTGTCCCGCTTCACCACCGATGAGCAGATCGACTATGCAATCGGCCACGTGAAAGAAGCCGTGACCAAGCTCCGCGAAATGTCCCCGCTTTGGGAGATGTTCAAGGAAGGCATCGACCTCAACTCCATTGAGTGGGCTGAACATTGA
- a CDS encoding iron-sulfur cluster assembly accessory protein, which translates to MITVSDKAKEKVAHLMADAQLDDTYRLRASVAGGGCSGLSYKLDFDNEVKPMDQEFEDKGVRVVVDMKSFLYLAGTELNFSDGLNGKGFYFDNPNASRTCGCGESFSV; encoded by the coding sequence ATGATTACCGTTTCTGATAAAGCCAAAGAAAAAGTAGCTCACCTGATGGCCGACGCCCAGCTCGACGATACGTATCGTCTGCGCGCCTCGGTAGCCGGTGGGGGCTGCTCGGGCCTGAGCTACAAGCTCGACTTCGACAATGAAGTGAAGCCCATGGACCAGGAGTTTGAAGACAAGGGGGTGCGCGTGGTAGTGGACATGAAAAGCTTCCTTTACCTGGCCGGCACCGAGCTCAACTTCTCCGACGGCCTCAACGGCAAAGGCTTCTACTTCGACAACCCCAACGCTTCCCGTACCTGCGGCTGCGGCGAGAGTTTCTCGGTATAA